A genomic window from Candidatus Rokuibacteriota bacterium includes:
- the tatB gene encoding twin-arginine translocase subunit TatB: MLDIGFQELLLILVIALLVFGPKRLPELGRAIGRAMREFRRTSEEFRSTLETKLQLNEPDPVPSAPETVVDEPPPPTPAETGTGGAAEPELSPAPEAMAVSAEPYLAQRGGRLFHTRECTWTGHIGELDRIYFKRVADARDQGFAPCPVCEPWEPA, translated from the coding sequence ATGCTGGACATCGGCTTTCAGGAGCTCCTCCTCATCCTGGTGATCGCGCTGCTGGTCTTCGGGCCGAAGCGCCTCCCTGAGCTCGGCCGGGCGATTGGCCGGGCCATGCGGGAGTTCCGGCGGACCAGCGAAGAGTTCCGCTCGACTCTCGAGACCAAGCTCCAGCTGAACGAACCCGATCCGGTTCCGTCGGCGCCCGAAACCGTCGTCGACGAGCCGCCGCCGCCCACCCCGGCGGAGACGGGCACGGGAGGCGCCGCGGAGCCGGAGCTCAGCCCGGCCCCGGAGGCGATGGCCGTGTCCGCCGAGCCTTACCTGGCCCAGCGCGGCGGCCGGCTCTTTCACACCCGCGAGTGCACCTGGACCGGGCACATCGGCGAGCTGGACCGCATCTATTTCAAGCGGGTGGCGGACGCCAGAGATCAGGGTTTCGCTCCGTGTCCGGTCTGCGAGCCCTGGGAGCCCGCCTGA
- a CDS encoding phosphotyrosine protein phosphatase has translation MKFLFVCTGNISRSPAAEEVFRRITNGAQETRSVGISPYCPRPICGDDLRWADVVAVMEEDHRAFIVARWADAGRKLRVLGIEDRYHRHDPELIRLLEVKLTELLADVGARDIGGK, from the coding sequence GTGAAGTTCTTGTTCGTCTGCACTGGAAACATCTCGCGGAGCCCCGCGGCCGAAGAGGTCTTTCGGCGGATCACGAACGGAGCGCAGGAGACGCGCTCCGTCGGGATCTCGCCCTACTGTCCCCGTCCCATCTGCGGAGACGACCTGCGCTGGGCCGACGTCGTGGCGGTCATGGAGGAGGACCACCGCGCCTTCATCGTGGCGCGGTGGGCTGACGCCGGTCGGAAGCTGCGCGTCCTCGGGATCGAGGACCGCTACCACCGCCATGACCCGGAGCTGATCCGCCTGCTCGAGGTCAAGCTGACGGAGTTGCTCGCCGATGTGGGTGCCCGCGACATCGGCGGGAAGTGA
- a CDS encoding methyltransferase domain-containing protein, with protein MPRHIDPYRDIDAQPDPERYVTSLEARGRVKTQVRLRRRFLRFAGIRPGWRVLEVGCGTGVVCRDLAKLVGPRGAIVGVDPSRVFVRVARRLAREHRVDGRVRFEVGDGARLRFRAGLFDGALAITVLLHVPDPETVLREMIRVTRPGGIVGVQDQDFGTLALDHPDRGLTSRILDDVAREIYADPWSGRTLFGTLRRLGLRQVRLTTDVYQDTRLEPWTWSMLERRAENAVSLGLVGPRSAQRWLRAIKAQAEARTFVCTLNFYGAVGVKGA; from the coding sequence GTGCCGCGTCACATCGATCCGTATCGCGATATCGACGCCCAGCCCGACCCCGAGCGTTATGTCACGAGCCTCGAGGCGCGGGGGCGGGTGAAGACGCAAGTCCGCCTGCGCCGCCGGTTCCTCAGGTTCGCCGGGATCAGGCCCGGCTGGCGTGTGCTGGAGGTGGGGTGCGGCACCGGCGTCGTCTGCCGTGATCTCGCGAAGCTGGTCGGTCCTCGCGGCGCCATCGTCGGCGTGGATCCGAGCCGGGTGTTTGTCCGCGTCGCCCGCCGGCTGGCGCGCGAGCACCGGGTGGACGGCCGGGTTCGCTTCGAGGTGGGTGACGGCGCCCGGCTCAGGTTTCGCGCCGGTCTCTTCGACGGCGCGCTGGCGATCACCGTGCTCCTCCATGTCCCGGATCCGGAGACGGTCCTCAGGGAGATGATCCGGGTCACGCGCCCGGGCGGGATCGTGGGCGTGCAGGACCAGGACTTCGGGACGCTCGCCCTCGACCATCCCGATCGCGGCTTGACGAGCCGGATCCTGGACGACGTGGCTCGCGAGATCTACGCCGATCCGTGGAGCGGGCGGACCCTCTTCGGGACGCTCCGGCGGCTCGGGCTCCGGCAGGTCCGGCTGACCACCGACGTGTATCAGGACACGCGTCTCGAGCCCTGGACCTGGTCCATGCTGGAGCGTCGCGCTGAGAACGCGGTCAGTCTCGGGCTCGTCGGCCCTCGAAGCGCGCAGCGCTGGCTGCGGGCGATCAAGGCCCAGGCGGAGGCGCGTACGTTCGTGTGCACGCTGAACTTCTACGGGGCCGTCGGCGTCAAGGGCGCGTGA
- a CDS encoding GAF domain-containing protein, which produces MKLRLLSRSRSIREAAATIFAVSSLLPLLVFLYLLWRYELVAETDAQLGLLLALLIALLGFVVFQRMVNRISDLAQAVITPKPADLATTPAEAAMVPGLGPVAELGQITDAFNRLLEDLRGSTERLEDLVFKLGTLNEMVELAARIPAMQDLLGLVLERTMRTVRARIGSIMLLDRERQTLRIAAARGLPEEVTRGVEVRVGEGIAGRAVQLGEPILVDDVETDPRFGKANDPKYGGGSFICMPVRVGDRIIGVINLAKKEYGATTPADLRSFGPSDLQFLNALMTYIAYALDNARLLEEARQAASRLAEVVRDQQLRLTLAQQQMLQTEKLSALGQLVAGVAHELNNPLTVLLGSAHIMRDQAPEPLHPTLDLMVEQAERSRRIVQGLLTFARRLPLERERVDLGDLLAKVLSVTASDLQLAGISVEQQVEPGLPPLWADGGQLQQVLLNLVTNAKQAMTEADGDRRLRIAMRRAGPDRVVILVQDTGPGVPAEILPKVFDPFVTTKGARGTGLGLSISYGIIQEHGGDLRVDSTGSQGTTFAIELPIGTLATEPVKETPGGPATLAGRRILVVEDDPAVRRLVHAYLEAAGCDTVCVTTAEEALEALSEPVDLVLSDVYLPGMDALALYREATTRDSRLRRRFLLMTGGLITDAIQGFLAQGEGKLLQKPFSREQLLDVVRELLK; this is translated from the coding sequence ATGAAGCTCCGTCTTCTCTCCCGCAGTCGCAGCATCCGTGAGGCCGCCGCGACCATCTTCGCCGTCAGCTCCCTCCTTCCGCTGCTCGTCTTCCTCTATCTTCTGTGGCGTTACGAGCTGGTCGCGGAGACCGATGCCCAGCTGGGCCTGCTCCTCGCCCTCCTGATCGCCCTCCTGGGCTTCGTCGTCTTCCAGCGCATGGTCAACCGCATCAGCGATCTCGCCCAAGCCGTGATAACGCCGAAGCCGGCCGACCTCGCGACGACGCCGGCCGAAGCCGCGATGGTGCCGGGTCTCGGCCCGGTGGCAGAGCTCGGCCAGATCACGGACGCGTTCAACCGCCTCCTCGAGGACCTTCGCGGGTCTACGGAGCGACTCGAGGACCTCGTCTTCAAGCTCGGGACGCTGAACGAGATGGTGGAGCTGGCAGCCCGAATCCCGGCGATGCAGGACCTCCTCGGCCTGGTGCTCGAGCGGACGATGCGAACCGTGCGCGCGAGGATCGGCTCCATCATGCTCCTGGACCGCGAGCGGCAGACGCTCCGGATCGCCGCGGCCCGCGGGCTCCCGGAAGAGGTGACCCGCGGCGTCGAGGTCAGGGTGGGCGAAGGGATCGCCGGCCGGGCGGTGCAGCTCGGGGAACCGATCCTCGTCGACGACGTGGAGACCGACCCGCGCTTCGGCAAAGCCAACGACCCGAAGTACGGCGGTGGCTCCTTCATCTGCATGCCGGTCCGGGTGGGGGACCGGATCATCGGCGTCATCAACCTGGCCAAAAAGGAGTACGGCGCCACCACGCCGGCTGACCTGCGGTCCTTCGGCCCCAGCGATCTGCAGTTCCTGAACGCGCTGATGACGTACATCGCCTACGCCCTCGACAACGCGCGCCTCCTGGAAGAGGCCCGGCAAGCGGCCAGCCGTCTCGCGGAAGTGGTGAGGGACCAGCAGCTCCGGTTGACCCTCGCCCAGCAGCAGATGCTCCAGACCGAGAAGCTCTCGGCCCTGGGGCAGCTGGTGGCGGGCGTCGCCCACGAGCTGAACAACCCGCTGACGGTCCTGCTCGGCAGCGCGCACATCATGCGGGACCAGGCCCCGGAGCCGTTGCACCCGACCCTCGATCTCATGGTCGAGCAGGCCGAGAGGAGCCGGCGGATCGTTCAGGGGCTGCTCACCTTTGCCCGGCGCCTGCCCCTCGAACGCGAGCGCGTCGACCTGGGCGACCTCCTGGCCAAGGTCCTGAGCGTCACCGCCTCCGACCTCCAGCTCGCGGGGATCAGCGTGGAGCAGCAGGTCGAACCCGGCCTGCCGCCCCTCTGGGCGGACGGCGGTCAGCTCCAGCAGGTCCTGCTGAACCTCGTCACCAACGCCAAGCAGGCGATGACAGAGGCGGACGGCGACCGACGACTCCGCATCGCCATGCGGCGCGCCGGTCCGGACCGCGTGGTCATTCTGGTGCAGGACACCGGCCCGGGCGTGCCCGCCGAGATCCTGCCGAAGGTCTTCGACCCGTTCGTGACGACCAAGGGAGCCCGGGGAACCGGTCTCGGCCTCAGCATCTCCTACGGCATCATCCAGGAACACGGCGGTGACCTCCGCGTGGACAGCACGGGGAGCCAGGGCACGACCTTCGCGATCGAGCTACCCATCGGGACGCTGGCGACGGAGCCCGTCAAGGAGACGCCCGGCGGGCCCGCGACGCTGGCGGGGCGCCGCATCCTCGTGGTCGAGGACGATCCGGCGGTGCGCCGGCTCGTGCACGCGTACCTGGAAGCGGCCGGCTGCGACACCGTCTGCGTCACGACCGCCGAGGAGGCCCTCGAAGCCCTGTCGGAACCGGTCGACCTGGTACTCTCCGACGTCTACCTGCCCGGCATGGACGCCCTCGCGCTCTACCGGGAGGCCACCACCCGGGACTCTCGCCTGAGGCGCCGCTTTCTGCTGATGACGGGGGGCCTGATCACCGATGCCATCCAGGGGTTTCTGGCCCAGGGCGAGGGTAAACTGCTGCAGAAGCCGTTCTCGCGCGAGCAGCTCCTGGACGTCGTGCGCGAACTCCTGAAATGA
- a CDS encoding sigma-54-dependent Fis family transcriptional regulator, producing MQSVLIIDDEKDIRLLLARLLGQEPLEVHTAATGKDGLLMADDVDPDVVLLDIRLPDINGIQVLKALRDRHPDTAVIMITAYGYIGSVVEAMKNGATDYLEKPFEPLDKLWLAVRRALEEVKARREIQRFHQLQSGQYRADQLIGESEATRRLREVIGQLARSEAHTILILGESGTGKELVAKGLHYESPRRDFPFMEVNCAAITETLFESELFGHEKGAFTDAKTTKKGLMELADRGTLFLDEISELSPGSQAKILRCLQERVFKRVGGTRDIKVDVRVIAATNRPLELLAKEGKFREDLFYRLNSIPITILPLRERREDILPLARHFLLEANRMFHKAIIGFAPETERLLLNYPWPGNIRELKNLIERLVILGTSDYIEPQHLPLPLAARADGVPLLRPSEQPGTLADVERAYIHQVMSLVNGNKSKAAEILGISRQTLRKKLGEA from the coding sequence ATGCAGAGCGTCCTGATCATCGACGACGAGAAAGACATCCGCCTGTTGCTGGCCCGGCTGCTGGGGCAGGAGCCGCTCGAGGTCCACACGGCCGCTACCGGGAAGGACGGGCTCCTGATGGCCGACGACGTGGATCCGGACGTCGTCCTCCTGGACATCCGGCTGCCCGACATCAACGGGATCCAGGTCCTCAAGGCGCTCAGGGACCGTCACCCCGATACCGCGGTCATCATGATCACCGCCTACGGCTACATCGGCAGCGTGGTGGAGGCGATGAAGAACGGGGCGACGGATTATCTGGAGAAGCCCTTCGAACCCCTCGACAAGCTCTGGCTGGCCGTCCGTCGCGCCCTGGAAGAGGTAAAGGCTCGCCGGGAGATCCAGAGGTTCCACCAGCTCCAGAGCGGCCAGTACCGCGCGGATCAGCTCATCGGCGAGTCCGAGGCGACACGCCGTCTCCGCGAGGTCATCGGCCAGCTCGCCCGGAGCGAGGCGCACACGATCCTGATCCTCGGCGAGAGCGGCACCGGAAAAGAACTGGTCGCCAAGGGACTCCACTACGAGAGCCCGCGGCGCGACTTCCCCTTCATGGAGGTGAACTGCGCGGCGATCACCGAAACCCTCTTCGAGAGCGAGCTCTTCGGCCACGAGAAGGGAGCCTTCACCGACGCGAAGACGACGAAGAAAGGGCTCATGGAGCTGGCCGACCGCGGGACGCTGTTCCTGGACGAGATCAGCGAGCTGTCCCCGGGCAGCCAGGCCAAGATCTTGCGCTGCCTCCAGGAGCGGGTCTTCAAGCGGGTGGGCGGGACCCGGGACATCAAGGTGGACGTCCGGGTCATCGCGGCCACCAACCGACCCCTCGAGCTCCTCGCGAAGGAGGGAAAGTTCCGGGAAGATCTCTTCTACCGCCTCAACTCCATCCCGATCACGATCCTGCCGTTGCGCGAGCGCCGCGAGGACATCCTGCCCCTTGCGCGCCACTTCCTCCTCGAGGCCAACCGGATGTTCCACAAGGCCATCATCGGCTTCGCCCCCGAGACGGAGCGGCTGCTGCTCAATTACCCGTGGCCCGGCAACATCCGCGAGCTGAAAAACCTCATCGAGCGCCTGGTCATTCTGGGCACCTCAGACTACATCGAACCCCAACACCTGCCGCTTCCGCTCGCGGCGCGTGCCGACGGCGTGCCCCTCCTCAGACCGTCAGAGCAGCCGGGCACGCTGGCCGACGTCGAGCGGGCCTATATTCACCAGGTTATGAGCCTGGTGAACGGAAACAAGAGCAAAGCCGCGGAAATCCTCGGAATTTCCCGCCAGACCCTTCGGAAGAAGCTCGGCGAGGCCTGA
- a CDS encoding response regulator, translating to MATEGSRPTSTSMAPDDLLAFPEAHGRGRSVKNDRQKILIVDDAGPVVVLCVNVLQSLGYAVKGANRGERALELVAHEEFDLMVVDYRMPGMDGFQVVRQARAVRPDMAFILVTAHGTPEVLDEANRMGFSSILSKPFTPDELRDAVERALPTKG from the coding sequence ATGGCGACCGAGGGGAGTCGCCCGACTTCGACCTCCATGGCTCCGGATGACCTCCTGGCCTTTCCGGAAGCCCATGGTCGGGGCCGTTCGGTGAAGAACGACAGGCAAAAGATCCTCATCGTCGACGACGCCGGCCCAGTCGTAGTCCTGTGCGTGAACGTGCTGCAGTCCCTCGGATACGCGGTCAAGGGCGCCAATCGAGGCGAGCGAGCCCTGGAGTTGGTGGCCCACGAGGAGTTCGACCTCATGGTGGTGGATTACAGGATGCCGGGGATGGATGGGTTCCAGGTGGTCCGGCAAGCTCGAGCGGTGCGACCGGACATGGCCTTCATCCTGGTGACAGCTCACGGCACCCCGGAGGTCCTTGACGAAGCGAACCGCATGGGTTTCAGCTCCATCCTGTCCAAGCCGTTCACGCCCGATGAGCTGCGCGACGCCGTCGAGCGGGCCCTGCCCACAAAGGGATAG
- a CDS encoding methyltransferase domain-containing protein, translating to MKTPTRRGWLVGGIRWGLDRMLSVGYGVVYDFIFERFAPYLSLRREVLALVETSVPESVDRRDVHVLDVGCGPGNFAVSLAEAGFSVVGIDPYAALVELAREKRRAKHLPNLAFRHADLTIGNTFRDGAFDQVVNIHSLYLNPTPDRLLRETYRVLKPGGSAVFVNFTRRVWLRATFRAVRARAGLSAALRCLLWLLPNSIFEATRTQIGPHYWEEDEFSRRLRDAGFTVLEMRRTFLDGASLLAWARKDSDEPRRFGAGSFIACASDEARPEQMRQRRGPNRREVRRFVGSGSQCVELHVIFGT from the coding sequence ATGAAGACGCCGACCCGGCGCGGGTGGCTCGTCGGGGGCATCCGCTGGGGGCTCGACCGGATGCTGTCTGTCGGCTACGGGGTCGTCTACGACTTCATCTTCGAGCGCTTCGCTCCCTACCTGAGCCTTCGGCGCGAAGTCCTGGCGCTGGTGGAAACCTCCGTCCCTGAGTCGGTTGACCGGCGCGATGTCCACGTGCTGGACGTGGGATGCGGGCCCGGCAATTTCGCCGTCAGCCTCGCCGAAGCCGGGTTCTCGGTCGTGGGCATCGACCCGTACGCCGCCCTGGTCGAACTGGCCAGGGAGAAGCGGCGGGCGAAGCACCTTCCGAACCTCGCTTTCCGTCACGCCGACCTCACGATCGGCAACACCTTCAGAGACGGGGCGTTCGACCAGGTCGTGAACATCCACTCGCTCTACCTCAATCCGACTCCAGACCGACTGCTCAGGGAAACCTACCGGGTCCTGAAGCCCGGCGGCAGCGCGGTCTTCGTGAACTTCACGCGGCGGGTCTGGCTGCGGGCTACCTTCCGGGCGGTCAGGGCCCGCGCGGGCCTGAGCGCCGCGCTCCGGTGTCTCCTGTGGCTCCTCCCCAACTCGATCTTCGAAGCCACGCGGACCCAGATCGGGCCCCACTACTGGGAGGAGGACGAGTTCTCGCGCAGGTTGCGCGACGCCGGCTTCACAGTGCTGGAGATGCGACGGACATTCCTGGACGGGGCGAGCCTCCTGGCGTGGGCCCGGAAGGACAGCGACGAGCCGAGGCGCTTCGGCGCCGGCAGCTTCATCGCCTGCGCCAGCGACGAGGCGAGGCCCGAGCAGATGAGGCAGAGGCGAGGCCCGAACCGAAGGGAGGTGAGACGTTTCGTGGGGAGTGGATCACAGTGCGTTGAACTCCATGTCATCTTTGGGACGTGA
- a CDS encoding STAS domain-containing protein, translating into MSATAIEANSVCQEDGAAASDGLVRLRLGGAITAATAPRLRKLIRGYARPGDARLLVDLEGVPAIDVCGIAALLDGLKVIEAQPGGVMMLRVNPTVRQALRKSGTITAFRFWNGQGQFEPSGVGHAVWQARHEARPEWHFEPRGSRRAAGVAVRAEALRTSRRRGQRRGETRVNSHEARPK; encoded by the coding sequence ATGAGCGCGACAGCAATCGAGGCCAACAGCGTATGCCAGGAGGACGGCGCAGCGGCCAGCGACGGGCTGGTCCGCCTCCGCCTCGGCGGAGCGATCACCGCCGCGACCGCCCCGCGGCTCCGCAAGCTGATCCGCGGGTACGCGAGGCCGGGAGATGCGCGGCTGCTCGTGGACCTGGAGGGCGTGCCGGCGATCGATGTCTGCGGGATCGCCGCGCTCCTCGACGGCTTGAAGGTGATCGAAGCCCAGCCGGGCGGTGTTATGATGTTGCGGGTGAACCCGACGGTGCGCCAGGCATTGAGAAAATCCGGAACGATCACGGCCTTCCGGTTCTGGAACGGTCAAGGGCAGTTCGAGCCGAGTGGCGTCGGCCATGCCGTGTGGCAGGCCCGCCACGAGGCGAGGCCCGAGTGGCACTTCGAGCCGAGGGGCTCCCGACGAGCCGCAGGCGTGGCAGTTCGAGCCGAGGCGCTTCGGACGAGCCGGAGGCGAGGACAGCGACGAGGCGAGACCCGAGTAAACAGCCACGAGGCGAGGCCCAAATAG
- a CDS encoding GNAT family N-acetyltransferase, producing the protein MIEAQRVSLDAPAAGLGAADQGIVVTRGKRVALRTFTPGDLVYLSEWAEDPFVERMVGSELLYAYKYVYDKHPSFYEACLTDPTQIILVITAREWSKPVGLVRLYNIHLLEGYAFLETIIANQRALRKGYGVQASKLVGYYAIDVLGLRRIEAKVYEYNFVSINSMRRNGFRQEGVLRKAGFQGGQCWDVIVFGILREEIEEQRGKDKYLLPLDGSKGDGSDTS; encoded by the coding sequence GTGATCGAAGCGCAACGGGTGTCGCTCGACGCTCCGGCCGCGGGGCTCGGGGCGGCGGATCAGGGGATCGTGGTCACGCGGGGGAAACGGGTCGCCCTGCGGACATTCACGCCGGGGGACCTCGTCTACCTCTCGGAGTGGGCGGAGGACCCCTTCGTCGAGCGGATGGTCGGGAGCGAACTCCTCTATGCCTACAAGTACGTGTACGACAAGCACCCGTCATTCTACGAGGCGTGCCTGACCGATCCGACCCAGATCATCCTGGTCATCACGGCCAGGGAGTGGTCGAAGCCGGTGGGGCTCGTGCGGCTGTACAACATCCACCTGCTCGAGGGATACGCCTTCCTCGAGACGATCATCGCGAACCAGCGGGCCCTGCGCAAAGGATACGGCGTCCAGGCCAGCAAGCTGGTCGGCTACTACGCGATCGACGTGTTGGGGCTGAGACGGATCGAGGCGAAGGTCTACGAGTACAACTTCGTGAGCATCAACTCCATGCGTCGAAACGGATTCCGCCAGGAAGGCGTCCTGCGGAAGGCAGGCTTCCAGGGTGGCCAGTGCTGGGACGTGATCGTGTTCGGAATCCTGAGAGAAGAGATCGAAGAGCAGCGCGGAAAGGACAAGTACCTCCTTCCCCTCGACGGATCCAAGGGGGACGGAAGTGACACTTCATAG
- a CDS encoding GAF domain-containing protein, which produces MTLHSALPLIALFLNAALVGVSILRNPASRLNRVFAYFATALALWNFGVFMLRRAPDEASAYLWEVVIHVGVIAIPVFYYHFVLIFLDSTTRRRPALALAYGLAIIFSAINASGSALFMTGVKSTHWGWAPATGPLYTPFFLYFNAFMIYGLCHLAKAYRTIDSSFRRNRVMLVLLATFISLIGGFVDFARFILTRFLPAADQAYPLGIPGNMILVFMIGLSIVRYRMFDVDVALKKAAIYCGVAAVVTSLLVGLTWTLEQQFRLEETSALWIVIPLGLIMTLFLSPFGHGLESQVERLIFSKRRGCYDTLLNLSNRMSAILDSGKLVDTLVRGLARGIPLTHCVVMLYDRAANLFVPYREESTTGEESGIAPIRADSSIAQWLAQADGVLVKEEVKINRQMAVYFEAVEGELEQIPASLLVPLKIENKLTGILLLGEKLSGEVFDDQELEVLSVVANQAAISLENARLYEQLGSSNARLLQASQLKSQFLASMSHELRTPLNSIIGFSKVLLNRIDGDLTDRQDSYVRSVHSSSMHLLELINSVLDISRIEAGKQELDLQEIDLHDLMDECIESSAPLARGKPLKIEKDAPLELPRLRGDRTKVKQVLLNLLSNAVKFTATGRVMVRVRPEPDAVHVSVADTGIGIREADLPRLFEPFQRLDSPLARDAGGTGLGLAISKKFVELHRGRIWAESRENHGSTFHFVLPLTPAS; this is translated from the coding sequence GTGACACTTCATAGCGCACTCCCGCTCATCGCGCTGTTCCTGAACGCGGCGCTGGTCGGCGTCTCGATCCTCCGGAACCCGGCGAGCCGGCTGAACAGGGTCTTTGCCTATTTCGCGACCGCGCTGGCCCTCTGGAACTTCGGCGTGTTCATGCTGAGGAGGGCCCCGGACGAGGCGAGCGCCTACCTCTGGGAAGTCGTCATCCACGTCGGGGTGATCGCGATCCCCGTGTTCTACTACCACTTCGTCCTCATCTTCCTGGACAGCACCACCCGCCGCAGGCCCGCGCTCGCCCTGGCGTACGGCCTCGCGATCATCTTCAGCGCGATCAACGCCAGCGGGTCGGCGCTCTTCATGACCGGCGTCAAGTCGACGCACTGGGGGTGGGCCCCGGCCACCGGGCCGCTGTACACGCCCTTCTTCCTCTACTTCAACGCGTTCATGATCTACGGCCTCTGCCACCTCGCGAAGGCCTACCGGACGATCGACTCGAGCTTCCGCCGGAACCGCGTCATGCTCGTCCTGCTCGCCACCTTTATCAGCCTGATCGGCGGGTTCGTCGACTTCGCGCGGTTCATCCTCACCCGATTCCTCCCCGCGGCGGACCAGGCCTATCCGCTGGGGATCCCGGGCAATATGATCCTGGTCTTCATGATCGGGCTGTCGATCGTCCGCTATCGCATGTTCGACGTGGACGTGGCGCTCAAGAAGGCCGCGATCTACTGCGGCGTTGCGGCCGTCGTCACGTCGCTCCTCGTGGGCCTCACCTGGACGCTCGAGCAGCAGTTCCGGCTGGAGGAGACGAGCGCCCTGTGGATTGTCATTCCTCTCGGGCTCATCATGACGCTCTTCCTCAGCCCGTTTGGCCACGGCCTCGAGTCGCAGGTCGAGCGGCTCATCTTCAGCAAGCGCCGCGGTTGTTACGACACGCTCCTCAACCTCAGCAACCGGATGAGCGCGATCCTCGACTCCGGCAAACTGGTGGATACGCTCGTCCGCGGCCTGGCCCGGGGGATCCCCCTGACCCACTGCGTTGTGATGCTCTACGACCGGGCCGCCAACCTCTTCGTGCCCTATCGCGAGGAGAGCACCACCGGGGAGGAGTCAGGGATCGCCCCGATCCGCGCCGACAGCTCGATCGCCCAGTGGCTGGCGCAGGCCGACGGCGTGCTCGTGAAGGAAGAGGTGAAGATCAACCGGCAGATGGCGGTGTACTTCGAGGCCGTGGAGGGGGAACTCGAACAGATCCCGGCGTCGCTCCTCGTGCCCCTGAAGATCGAGAACAAGCTGACCGGCATCCTGTTGCTGGGCGAGAAGCTCTCAGGGGAGGTCTTCGACGACCAGGAGCTGGAGGTTCTCTCGGTCGTGGCCAACCAGGCCGCCATCTCCCTGGAGAACGCGCGCCTGTACGAGCAGCTCGGCAGCTCGAACGCCCGCCTGTTGCAGGCGAGCCAGCTCAAATCGCAGTTCCTCGCCAGCATGTCGCACGAGCTGCGCACGCCGCTCAACTCGATCATCGGCTTCTCGAAGGTGCTCCTCAACCGGATCGATGGCGACCTGACCGACCGGCAGGACAGCTACGTCCGCTCCGTCCACAGCAGCAGCATGCACCTGCTCGAGCTGATCAACAGCGTCCTCGACATCTCGCGCATTGAAGCGGGCAAACAGGAGCTGGACCTCCAGGAGATCGACCTGCACGACCTCATGGACGAATGCATCGAGTCCTCGGCCCCGCTCGCGCGCGGCAAGCCGCTCAAGATCGAGAAAGACGCCCCGCTCGAACTGCCCCGGCTGCGTGGGGACCGAACGAAGGTGAAGCAGGTCCTGCTCAACCTCCTGAGCAACGCCGTCAAGTTCACGGCGACGGGGCGCGTGATGGTTCGTGTTCGCCCGGAACCGGACGCGGTCCACGTCAGCGTCGCGGACACCGGCATCGGCATCCGGGAAGCCGACCTCCCGCGGCTCTTCGAGCCGTTCCAGCGCCTCGACAGTCCGCTGGCACGGGACGCGGGCGGCACCGGGCTCGGGCTTGCCATCAGCAAGAAATTCGTCGAGCTACACAGGGGACGCATCTGGGCGGAGAGCCGGGAGAACCACGGGTCCACGTTCCACTTCGTGCTCCCGCTCACGCCCGCGAGCTGA